AGAAGAAGAGCAAGGCCCAGTCCGACAAGCCGGCGGGCTCCGAGGCCGGCGAGTAACGCCGGCCCGATACCCGGGGGCCGCCCATGACGGGGACTGACGACGAAGACGCCGAACGGGAGGCCGCCATCGAGGCGGGCCGGCTCATGTTCGCCCGGCCCTGGGTGTTCCGCCTCGGCGTCGTCAAGCTGGACCAGCTGCCGCCGGCCGACCGCATCGAGGTCGCCTTCGCCGGACGCTCCAACGTCGGCAAGTCGAGCCTTCTGAACGCCCTGACCGGCCAGAACGGCCTGGCGCGAACCTCCAACACCCCCGGCCGCACCCAGGAAATCAACGTCTTCGAGTGCGAAAGCGCCGGCGTGCGCCTGATCGACATGCCCGGCTACGGCTTCGCGCAGGCGCCGAAGGGCAAGGTCGATGCCTGGACCCGGCTGATCAAGCAGTACCTGCAGGGGCGGCCGAACCTGCGGCGGGTGTTCCTGCTGATCGACTCGCGGCACGGCATCAAGGCCGTGGACAAGCGCATCATGGACCTGCTCGACACCGCCGCCGTCTCCTACCAGGTGGTGCTGACCAAGGCCGACAAGATCGGCGCCGCCGCGCTGGACGAGGTCACAGCCGAGGTGTCGACCGAACTCGCCAAGTGTCCCGCCGCCCATCCGGTGATCCTCGCGACTTCCAGCGAGAAAGGCACGGGAATAGCGGAGCTGCGGGCGGCGATCGCGGGGCTGGCGGACTAGCCACCCGGATTGAGCCCGCGACGATCGTCGGATATGACGATTTCGATCTTTCCATGCCAACGGATGCTCAAGACCCGATGACCGACGACAAGAAGGCCGAAGCGCAGGGGCAGGCCCGCATTCTGGCCGAGGCCCTGCCCTACATGCTGCGCTACGACGAGCAGACCGTCGTGGTGAAATACGGCGGCCATGCCATGGGCGATCCGGATCTCGCCCGCGCCTTCGCCAAGGACATCACGCTCTTGAAGACCTCGGGCATCCACCCGATCGTGGTGCACGGCGGCGGCCCGCAGATCGGCGCGATGCTCGACAAGCTCGGCATCAAATCGGAATTCCGCGCCGGCCTGCGCATCACCGACCGGGCGATGGTCGAGGTCGTCGAGATGGTCCTGGCCGGGCGCATCAACAAGGAAATCGTCCAGTCGATCAACCGCGAGGGCGGCAAGGCCATCGGCCTGTGCGGCAAGGACGGCAACCTGATGACCGTGCGCAAGGTGACGCGCACCGTGGTCGACCCCGATTCCAACATCGAAAAGGTCGTCGACCTCGGCTTCGTCGGCGAGCCCGACAAGGTCAATCCGTCGGTGCTGCAGATGGTCTCCAAGGAAGACCTGATCCCCGTCGTCGCGCCGGTCTCGCCCGGTCCCGACGGCGAGACCTACAACGTCAACGCCGATTCCTTCGCAGGCTCCGTCGCCGGCGCGCTGCACGCCAAGCGCCTGCTGTTCCTCACCGATGTCGACGGCGTGCTCGACGCCGACAAGCGGCTGATCAAGGAGCTGACGGTCGACGAGGCGCGCAAGCTGATCGACAACGGCACCATCTCCGGCGGCATGATCCCCAAGGTCGAGACCTGCATCGACGCGGTGGACAAGGGCGTCGAGGGCGTCGTCATCCTCAACGGCAAGGTGCCGCACGCCGTCCTGCTTGAACTCTTCACCGAACATGGCGCCGGCACGCTGATCACGCCGTGACGGAGCAGCGCGCGGACGGACCGGCGATGGGCGCGGAACGACCTTCGAGACGTTCAGGCCGCGGTCTTTTCCTGCGCAGAGCGGTTCCCGCGCTGCGCGACCCCTCTCCCCATCCCTCCCCCACAAGGGGGGAGGGGGACCTCCTGGCACCTCCGAGCGCTACTCTCGACCTTCAGCGGATGCACGATATGAAGCGGTTGCTGAGCGCAGCCCCCTTGCACACGACTTCCCTCCCCCCTTGCGGGGGAGGGTCAGGGAGAGGGGTTGCCCGACGCAGAGCGGCGGGCGAGAAAGTTTTTTCGCGCGGCGGCGCGGTCACCGGCAATGGGAATGTTCGCGATGTCTGAGACGTCCTCCTCCCCTGACGCCTTTTCCGGCGTCGACACCTGGATCTTCGATCTCGACAACACGCTGTATCCGCCGCACTCGAACCTGTTCGCCCAGGTCGACAAGAAGATGGGCACGTTCATCTCGCGGCTTCTCGACGTCGACCTGATGGAGGCGAAGCGGGTCCAGAAGACGTTCTACAAGACCTACGGAACGACGCTGCGCGGCCTGATGACGGAGCATGGCGTCGATCCGCACGAGTTCCTCGCCTATGTCCACGAGATCGATCACTCGCCGATCGAGCCCGACCCGGCGCTGGGCGCCGCCCTCAGCCTGCTGCCCGGCCGCAAGTTCGTGCTGACCAACGGGTCGCGGGCGCATGCCGACGCGATCGTACGGCGGCTCGGCATCGAGGAGCA
This Microbaculum marinisediminis DNA region includes the following protein-coding sequences:
- the argB gene encoding acetylglutamate kinase gives rise to the protein MTDDKKAEAQGQARILAEALPYMLRYDEQTVVVKYGGHAMGDPDLARAFAKDITLLKTSGIHPIVVHGGGPQIGAMLDKLGIKSEFRAGLRITDRAMVEVVEMVLAGRINKEIVQSINREGGKAIGLCGKDGNLMTVRKVTRTVVDPDSNIEKVVDLGFVGEPDKVNPSVLQMVSKEDLIPVVAPVSPGPDGETYNVNADSFAGSVAGALHAKRLLFLTDVDGVLDADKRLIKELTVDEARKLIDNGTISGGMIPKVETCIDAVDKGVEGVVILNGKVPHAVLLELFTEHGAGTLITP
- the yihA gene encoding ribosome biogenesis GTP-binding protein YihA/YsxC — translated: MTGTDDEDAEREAAIEAGRLMFARPWVFRLGVVKLDQLPPADRIEVAFAGRSNVGKSSLLNALTGQNGLARTSNTPGRTQEINVFECESAGVRLIDMPGYGFAQAPKGKVDAWTRLIKQYLQGRPNLRRVFLLIDSRHGIKAVDKRIMDLLDTAAVSYQVVLTKADKIGAAALDEVTAEVSTELAKCPAAHPVILATSSEKGTGIAELRAAIAGLAD
- a CDS encoding pyrimidine 5'-nucleotidase, with product MSETSSSPDAFSGVDTWIFDLDNTLYPPHSNLFAQVDKKMGTFISRLLDVDLMEAKRVQKTFYKTYGTTLRGLMTEHGVDPHEFLAYVHEIDHSPIEPDPALGAALSLLPGRKFVLTNGSRAHADAIVRRLGIEEHFEDLFDIIAADFEPKPGLAPYDRFVTKYGIAPGRSAMFEDLPRNLEVPHTLGMRTVLVVAAPDTPQETLAYRQRWEVEIGTAAHIDHVTDDLADFLVSVAETTTGRD